The genomic DNA GGGCAACGAATCGGCTTCGTTTACATTTCAGCGATCTATCACCAACAGGAGCTTGCATTTATATCCTTCTTTCAGACGCAGCATCTATCCAATCATTACTGTTAATTTCGGCTTCCGAACTCATTGCTAAGGTAAGAACATGAATTGGCTTCACAATGAAGACATGATTTCTAGAACCAAAACTCACACCCTAGCCATACTTCCCATTATCCTTCAAACACCCAGAAATGCACATTCGTCCCAGAATTCATACTGTTCTGTTTATTTAGAAGATATGCAACAAAGAACGTACTTGTATTACAAAAAGATAACACAAACAGAAGTTAAAACAATGAAAAGCAACGCAAATATTCCACCCCTATATTAAGGGTATGTGCAGTGTGAGATCACATTTTGGTTTTGCTGGAGCGATCACGAATAACGCCTTCCTCCCCAACACGCCCAACATCATTGAATGTTTCATCAGATGATCTCAGTGTAGCATCAACGGCTCCTGCCGGGGATTCTTCAACCTTAATCACTATCGTCTCTGGAAACCCTTCACGACCTTGGcgtttcgcatcatcatcataaGTCTTCCTTCTACCTTCATCACCTCTCAGCTTCATCTCTTCCATCTTCTGTCTAGCTGACTCCGTCGTTTCACTCAATGTCTCCTAGATAATTTAAGCAACATTTTGAGTACATTTTCAATatgagaaaattaaaaaaaaataaagttggaATAAATAAGGTCATCACCTTGGTATTCTGTGCAGTCTCGGATGCCTTCTGCTTCGTTTCTTCGGTCTTCCCAGTGAGGAAATCCATAGCCCTCTTAGCAGCGTCTGCAGCTGAATCTTTCAACTCCCCAAGCTTACTAACTGTTGTATCCTTACCTTCCTTTGCTTTCTCCGCTGCATATTCCGTCCCCTGTTTTGTCTTCTCAGCTGTCACGTCCTTCGCTTCCTTCGCTTTTTCAGCTGCATAGTCTTTATACTCGGTCGCTTTTTCCATTGTAGTATCTTTTGCTTCCTTAGCTTTCTGTGCTGCGTAGTCTGTAAACTCGGAAGCCTTCTGCGCTGTCGTATCCTTTGCTCCCTTGGCTTTCTCAGCTGCATAGTCCTTATATTCAGTCGCTTTTCCAATTGCGGCATCCTTTGCATCCTTAGCTTTCTGTGCTGCATAATCTGTGTActcagaagctttttgggctgtAGTATCTCTTGCCTCCTTGGCTTTCTGAGCTGTATAATCCTTATATTCAGCCGCTTTCCCCATTGTAGCATCCTTTGCATCCTTAGTTTTCTGTGCTGCATAGCCTGTATACTCGGAAGCCTTCTGTGCAGTGGTGTCTTTTGCGTCCTTAGCTTTCTGGGTAGCGTAATCTGTATACTCAGAAGCCTTTTGGGCTGTGGTATCTCTTGCCTCCTTGGCTTTCTCGGCGGTATAATCCTTATATTCAGTCGCTTTCCCCATTGTAGCATCCTTTGCACCCTTAGTTTTCTGTGCTGCATAGTCTGTATACTCGGAAGCCTTTTGTGCTGTGGTGTCTTTTGCGTCCTTAGCTTTCTGGGCAGCATAATCTGTATACTCAGAAGCTTTACCTGTTACAGTGTCTTTGGTTTCTTTTGTCCTCTGGGCTGCTGTGTTTTTCGTCTCCTTTGCCTTCTGAGCGGCGTAATCTGTATATTCAGCAGCCTTCTCCTTCGTAGTATCCTTCATCTGTTTGGCCTTATCAGCACTCTGGTTTGCTTTCTCAGCTGCATAGTCTTTGTACTCACCAGCCTTTTCCATGGTAGTGTCCTTTGCCCTCTCAGCAAACTCCTTCGCATTATCACCTTCATCAGTAGTCCCCCATGTCTTCCCTCCACCTCCGTAAACTCCTTCCCTCTCATGGCTCTTACCGACCACAGCTTCTTTTGCATGCTCGTAAGTACCTTGCACAGCCCTCAACACGGTTCCAATAACTCCAGGCCTCTGTTGCTGTTGCTGGGGTGAAGTTTCCCTTCCCCATTCCTCCTTATACGCAAAACTTTCTTCAGGCAACCTTTGTTGTTGTTGCTGTGACGATCGATCCAATTTCTCCTTATAAACAACTCTCTCTTCACATTCTATTCCACTGTTAATATCCCTAAGATCATCCGCGGCTTGTCTAGCTGCGGCCTCCGCTCTTCGCTCCTTCTCTTGCCTCGTCTCCATGGCTAAATATTCAACCTCGATTCAAGTCTCAAACGCAAGCTCACTGGAAATAATATAACACAAGACTGTTCAGCGTGTATATGTTCCTTCGCTCTTTATACTTTCCTTAAGCCGGTGAAATGCATGCGATCGATCTAATATACAATTTGCTGCATTCCTGGGAGCATGACACGTTGGGGGAGATGGCTTGCTCTGATTGGCTGCCGCGTGTTAATCAATTGATGATGAGTCGACACGTGGACTCCTATGCTGATGGAAGGAAGATATGTTAATGTCATCAGGCGGTGGAATGGATTGGATGCTACTTGTCTGTCAGAGATGACATTGATTTAGGCAACCTGTTGTTCATTAACGCATCTTTCCACGTGTCAAATGATTTGCAACGTGGCTCTCTGGTTTACATTCTATTTTTGCAAAGTTGATCTAAAAAGAGCTTTAGTGCTTATCCAAGTAAGCATTGTAAGATGCTCAACTAAATATGGGATTTGAGCTAATATTCCAGATCAATTACACGCTGAATTTGCAGCAAAATGATGGAGCTCTACATTTCCATGCCTAAAACTCACCAAATTGCCTAATTTTATCAACGGTTTCAAACCTggggttttttttatttaataataccaaaatacaatttataaaattaattagaaaaaattATATAAGTTAATGAGTTGAAAAGAATGGTAAAAATGTTATCGTCAACATGTTAAGTGATATcaactataaaaataaaataaaatgaaaataaataatattttaatttaaaaagagTGTGGCCAACATATTAGGCGACATCCTTTTTCTATTTctcttcttattttctttttatgttttttagttttatatttatattttatagtttttataattttattttatttaataaaaatggctaaattgtttaaatttcataatttttaatattttataattataaattttaaatatttagcaTAATGATAAGTTGATATATTTTTGGTAAATTGACATAAAATGTTAGAATAAACTATTTAAGTAGTCACTTAAGTTTTTAGCAAGTTCATGTTTTGATCACATTTTTTAATTTGGTTACTCCGTTAGGTGAATTTTAAATTCTAATCACTCCACCATTAAATGTATTTGCTCACCAAATAGAATGCTGATGTAACATtcttttgattggtataataataaattttacccCAATATTTTACACATTATCAACTAGGTCACTAttctaaatattaaaaaatatataaaatattaaaagaataatattataaaaataaaacaactcaaccatttttatgaaattaaattaaatta from Gossypium arboreum isolate Shixiya-1 chromosome 9, ASM2569848v2, whole genome shotgun sequence includes the following:
- the LOC108456920 gene encoding embryonic protein DC-8, whose protein sequence is METRQEKERRAEAAARQAADDLRDINSGIECEERVVYKEKLDRSSQQQQQRLPEESFAYKEEWGRETSPQQQQQRPGVIGTVLRAVQGTYEHAKEAVVGKSHEREGVYGGGGKTWGTTDEGDNAKEFAERAKDTTMEKAGEYKDYAAEKANQSADKAKQMKDTTKEKAAEYTDYAAQKAKETKNTAAQRTKETKDTVTGKASEYTDYAAQKAKDAKDTTAQKASEYTDYAAQKTKGAKDATMGKATEYKDYTAEKAKEARDTTAQKASEYTDYATQKAKDAKDTTAQKASEYTGYAAQKTKDAKDATMGKAAEYKDYTAQKAKEARDTTAQKASEYTDYAAQKAKDAKDAAIGKATEYKDYAAEKAKGAKDTTAQKASEFTDYAAQKAKEAKDTTMEKATEYKDYAAEKAKEAKDVTAEKTKQGTEYAAEKAKEGKDTTVSKLGELKDSAADAAKRAMDFLTGKTEETKQKASETAQNTKETLSETTESARQKMEEMKLRGDEGRRKTYDDDAKRQGREGFPETIVIKVEESPAGAVDATLRSSDETFNDVGRVGEEGVIRDRSSKTKM